ATCACAGTGCGCTGCCCGCCGGATAATCCCGATCGATCCCCGTTGCGAGGTCGTCGCACGTGACGCACACCATATCCGCTCGTTGCCGTAAATAAGTGCCCGCCCCCGAATTTCCCGCCGCGCTCGCGCACACCCCCGCCCAGTGCGCCCGCCCCAGCACCACGGGGTGCCCCGGCGCACCGCCGAAAACCGCTCGCGCCAAACGGCTCTCGCTCGCTCTCGCGGCCGCGATGACGCGTGCGACGACGTCGGGTCCGACGTCGGGGGTGTCCACCGGCATGATCGCGACCAACCCGGCCGTCCGCGCGCGGCCGGCATCGTCGTTTTCGATGCTGGAATTCCCCGCACCGACATTCCGCACAGAGGTATTCCGCACAGCGGCTATCCGCGCGGCAGGCACGGCCGCCGCCGCCAATCCGGCCCGCATCGAGGCGCTCACCCCCGCATCCCAGTCGGCCGCCCAGACCGGTTGCGCCCCTTCAGGAATCGCGATGCCCGAGGTTTGCGACACCAGCCACCGGCCATCCCCCGCCCGGTACGCGGGCCCGGTCGCCCCGAGCACCACAACGACCCGCTCACATCCGCCCCCACGCAAAGCGGCCACCCCCGCCCGCAGCCACGCACCATCCGCAGCCAGCACTTTCGGCATGCCATACCGCCGACCGGCACCGGCCGCGAGCAGAATTCCAGCGCAGCTCTCGGGACTCACGCGTGCAGGGTAATCCCGAACGCCCCCAACCGCTGACCAAGCGACCCACAGGTAGCTCTTCCCACCCACAGACCCCGGTCAGCCGATCGATCGGCTGAATTCCTTTGCGTGGGAGGCGGTCCGGTAGGTGGGGGTTGGGCGGGCCGCGCCGAGGGGGTGGAGGGGGCTCGTCGGCGCGGGTGGGGTGGGGTCAGAGGAGGGCGAGGGTGGCGAGTAGGGCGGCGAGGGCGAGGAGTTGGAGGGCGACTCGGGTGTTGAGGATGCTGTCCCACTTGGATTGGAGGGCACGGGCGTTGGGGGGGATCACACCGGTTTGGGCGGCGGTGGTTTGGGCGGTGTTGATGGGCTTGGCGATCTTGACGTAGAGGGCTAGCCAGGTCAGGAGGGCGGCCAGGGCGACGGCGGCGGCGAGGGTGGCGGCGGTTTGGCCGGCGAGGGCGGCGAGGATGAGGGCGAGGGCGGCGGTGATGACGCCGCCGGCGCCGAAGAGGGGCATGCGCTTGTCGCCGTAGTAGTGGCCCCAGCCGGCGCTGATGGTCATGGTGGCGTCGTCCAGGTGGTCGCGGTAGACCGAGCGGGTGATCAGGGCGACGGACCAGTCGGTGCCGTAGACGACGGCATTGGCGAGGACGGCGAGGGCGGCGAGGATTTGGCAGGTCAGGACGAGCATCGGAATTCTCTTCTCACTTGGATCTAGCGTCGCTAGGAACTAAAGCAACGATAACGGTGCCGGGCTAGCGTGTCTAGCGGCGCTAGATTCTGAGATTTCGATCGACCGATTGGTCCGGAATGACCACCCCGGTGGCTCGCCTCACAACATCCAAGATCACAATGAACTGTGAAGGTGCTCACATCTGGACGGCCGTCGGCGCGTCACGCACCGGTGGCCCCGGTCACGCAAACAGTACGGGCGTTATGCAAAACCGCATGTCAGGGCTACTCGCAAGTAGATTCCACCGCTGCTATTCGCAAGCAAATTTCGCAGCATTAGCAAAATGCTGGTGAAAGCTAGCGGGGTTTCACACTTGCAACAGGTAGACGCACATTTTTTCCTGTGCCATCGTGTGGAAGTACACCTCGCGGGCCTAGCAAGTCTGCAAATTGCCGCTCCAGCAGTGGTCGAACATCCTTCGGAGAGTTTCGACCGGCGGGGCTACCGAGACCGAACGAAGAAGTGGAGTCAGAGATGTCGAACGTCGGCACCCCGAAGACCGCTGCGGAGATCCAGAAGGACTGGGACACCAACCCCCGCTGGAAGGGCGTCACCCGCAACTACACGGCCGAGCAGGTCGTCAAGCTGCAGGGCACCGTCGTCGAGGAGCACACCCTCGCCCGCCGTGGCGCCGAGATCCTCTGGGATCTCGTCAACAACGAGGACTACATCAACTCCCTGGGCGCCCTCACCGGCAACCAGGCCGTGCAGCAGGTCCGCGCGGGCCTGAAGGCCATCTACCTGTCGGGTTGGCAGGTCGCCGGTGACGCGAACCTGTCCGGCCACACCTACCC
This sequence is a window from Nocardia yunnanensis. Protein-coding genes within it:
- a CDS encoding nucleotidyltransferase family protein — encoded protein: MSPESCAGILLAAGAGRRYGMPKVLAADGAWLRAGVAALRGGGCERVVVVLGATGPAYRAGDGRWLVSQTSGIAIPEGAQPVWAADWDAGVSASMRAGLAAAAVPAARIAAVRNTSVRNVGAGNSSIENDDAGRARTAGLVAIMPVDTPDVGPDVVARVIAAARASESRLARAVFGGAPGHPVVLGRAHWAGVCASAAGNSGAGTYLRQRADMVCVTCDDLATGIDRDYPAGSAL
- a CDS encoding DUF1772 domain-containing protein, whose protein sequence is MLVLTCQILAALAVLANAVVYGTDWSVALITRSVYRDHLDDATMTISAGWGHYYGDKRMPLFGAGGVITAALALILAALAGQTAATLAAAVALAALLTWLALYVKIAKPINTAQTTAAQTGVIPPNARALQSKWDSILNTRVALQLLALAALLATLALL